In Haloterrigena turkmenica DSM 5511, a single genomic region encodes these proteins:
- the dapA gene encoding 4-hydroxy-tetrahydrodipicolinate synthase: MTALDLSGVFPAMCTPFDSDERIDFETLQTDAQRLEAAGVDGLVPVGSTGESATLTHDEHVQVVEAVIEAVDDVPVIAGTGSNNTREALELSERAADAGADGLLLISPYYNKPEQRGLIEHYETIADTIDLPQIVYNVPSRTGRNIEPDTAVELAAHENISGYKAASGDLGQIGEIAERTTDEDFAVLSGDDALTLPTISVGGTGTISVCANIEPELTCAMVGAALDGDYARAQDLHHTLGPLYRHLFVETNPIPVKEAMEIRGYGPARMRSPLTRLSEEYREDLEAVLADLEDESARAGTTDASDGATVEGDR; encoded by the coding sequence ATGACAGCACTCGACCTTTCGGGCGTCTTCCCGGCGATGTGTACGCCCTTCGACAGCGACGAACGGATCGACTTCGAAACGCTCCAGACCGACGCGCAGCGACTCGAGGCCGCGGGCGTCGACGGGCTCGTTCCCGTCGGCTCGACCGGCGAGTCGGCGACGCTGACCCACGACGAACACGTGCAGGTCGTCGAAGCGGTCATCGAGGCCGTCGACGACGTCCCCGTCATCGCGGGCACGGGCTCGAACAACACCCGCGAGGCGCTGGAACTCTCCGAGCGAGCCGCCGACGCGGGCGCCGACGGCCTCCTGCTCATCTCGCCGTACTACAACAAGCCCGAGCAGCGCGGGCTGATCGAACACTACGAAACGATCGCGGACACGATCGATCTGCCCCAGATCGTCTACAACGTCCCCTCGCGGACGGGCCGCAACATCGAACCCGACACCGCGGTCGAACTCGCCGCCCACGAGAACATCTCGGGTTACAAGGCCGCCAGCGGCGACCTCGGCCAGATCGGCGAGATCGCCGAGCGAACGACCGACGAGGACTTCGCGGTGCTCTCGGGCGACGACGCGCTCACGCTGCCGACCATCTCCGTCGGCGGAACCGGAACGATCAGTGTCTGTGCGAACATCGAACCCGAACTAACCTGCGCGATGGTCGGCGCCGCGCTCGACGGCGACTACGCGCGCGCACAGGACCTCCACCACACGCTGGGGCCGCTGTACCGCCACCTGTTCGTCGAGACCAACCCGATCCCAGTCAAGGAGGCCATGGAGATCCGTGGCTACGGCCCCGCACGCATGCGCTCGCCGCTGACCCGCCTCTCCGAGGAGTACCGCGAGGACCTCGAGGCCGTCCTCGCCGACCTCGAGGACGAGTCGGCCCGCGCCGGTACTACCGACGCGAGCGACGGAGCCACAGTGGAGGGCGATCGATGA
- a CDS encoding M48 family metallopeptidase, whose amino-acid sequence MTDFGLKLRMVVVGAILFAFYVGAATFLALLFGVSPLLILPAGIVILPAIQYKLGKWMALRGAEEMPEDGQYREVHQMTESLSRDMGVDKPKLMVMSMGVPNAFAVGRKGAGVVCVSTELMQILERDELEGVIAHEIAHIKNRDVITMVVGQSIGMMVGYVAYFAVLMGGERNIGTWILAMVASSLANMLVMVFVLAISRYREYVADEDARQYIGTGEPLARALEKISSGAQGRESKLDDSMSALCIMNTDRGLMEKLFASHPPTEKRIEKLRS is encoded by the coding sequence ATGACAGACTTCGGACTGAAACTTCGGATGGTCGTCGTCGGAGCCATCCTGTTCGCCTTCTACGTCGGCGCAGCGACGTTTTTGGCCCTGCTATTCGGCGTTAGTCCGCTCCTGATACTTCCGGCCGGGATCGTCATCCTCCCCGCGATCCAGTACAAACTCGGCAAGTGGATGGCGCTCAGAGGCGCCGAGGAGATGCCCGAGGACGGCCAGTACCGCGAGGTCCACCAGATGACCGAATCGCTCTCCCGAGACATGGGCGTCGACAAACCCAAGCTGATGGTGATGAGCATGGGCGTCCCCAACGCCTTCGCCGTCGGCCGCAAGGGCGCCGGCGTCGTCTGCGTCTCGACGGAACTCATGCAGATCCTCGAGCGCGACGAACTCGAGGGCGTCATCGCCCACGAGATCGCCCACATCAAGAACCGCGACGTGATCACGATGGTCGTCGGCCAGTCCATCGGGATGATGGTCGGCTACGTCGCCTACTTCGCGGTGCTGATGGGCGGCGAGCGCAACATCGGCACCTGGATCCTCGCGATGGTCGCCTCCTCGCTGGCGAACATGCTCGTGATGGTCTTCGTGCTGGCCATCTCGCGATACCGCGAGTACGTCGCCGACGAGGACGCCCGCCAGTACATCGGCACCGGCGAACCGCTGGCGCGCGCACTCGAGAAGATTTCCAGCGGCGCGCAGGGGCGCGAGTCGAAACTCGACGACAGCATGAGCGCGCTCTGTATCATGAACACCGACCGCGGTCTCATGGAGAAACTGTTCGCGAGCCACCCGCCGACGGAGAAGCGCATCGAGAAACTCCGCAGCTAA
- a CDS encoding LabA-like NYN domain-containing protein translates to MTEIHPGQRVAVLVDAQNLYHTAQSLHSRNIDYSALLDKAVQDRQLTRAIAYVIRADSPEEESFFEALIDIGFEPKIKDIKTFSDGTKKADWDVGMSLDAVTLANHVDTVVLCTGDGDFSRLCSHLRHEGVRVEVMAFESSTAEELIAAADSFVDLGERHETFLL, encoded by the coding sequence ATGACGGAAATTCATCCGGGCCAGCGCGTCGCCGTTCTCGTCGACGCCCAGAACCTCTATCACACGGCCCAGAGTCTGCACAGCCGCAACATCGACTACTCCGCGCTGCTCGACAAGGCCGTTCAGGACCGCCAGCTCACCCGCGCGATCGCCTACGTCATCCGCGCGGATTCGCCCGAGGAGGAGAGCTTTTTCGAGGCGCTAATCGACATCGGCTTCGAGCCGAAGATCAAGGACATCAAGACGTTCTCGGACGGGACCAAGAAGGCCGACTGGGACGTCGGAATGAGTCTCGATGCGGTGACCCTGGCCAACCACGTCGATACGGTCGTGCTCTGTACCGGCGACGGCGACTTCTCGCGGCTCTGCTCGCACCTGCGCCACGAGGGCGTCCGCGTCGAGGTGATGGCGTTCGAATCCTCGACGGCCGAGGAACTCATCGCGGCGGCCGATTCCTTCGTCGACCTGGGCGAACGCCACGAGACGTTCCTCCTCTAA
- a CDS encoding PUA domain-containing protein translates to MSDPADGNGQAGLPELRTIADYQFGSGAGDALFPPAESLTIKRTSSGRPQQIHADDGRIVSFGTDGRFTLGLEGGRRLHAVLEHPAYRVVVDDESEPFVRDEKNVFTKFVLEAGPEIRPGDEVLVIHERGELIAVGTAELAAEAIADFETGMAVNVREGAPAEN, encoded by the coding sequence ATGAGCGATCCAGCCGACGGGAACGGACAGGCGGGGCTGCCGGAGCTGCGGACCATCGCGGACTACCAGTTCGGTTCGGGCGCCGGCGACGCCCTCTTTCCGCCCGCGGAGTCACTCACCATCAAGCGCACCTCTTCAGGTCGGCCCCAGCAGATCCACGCCGATGACGGACGAATCGTCTCCTTCGGAACCGACGGCCGATTCACCCTCGGCCTCGAGGGCGGCCGTCGGCTCCACGCGGTCCTCGAGCACCCCGCCTATCGCGTCGTCGTCGACGACGAGAGCGAACCGTTCGTCCGCGACGAGAAGAACGTCTTCACGAAGTTCGTCCTCGAGGCGGGTCCCGAAATCCGGCCGGGCGACGAGGTGCTCGTGATCCACGAGCGCGGCGAGCTGATCGCGGTCGGAACGGCGGAACTGGCGGCCGAGGCTATCGCGGACTTCGAGACCGGGATGGCGGTGAACGTGCGCGAGGGCGCGCCCGCGGAGAACTGA